The Streptomyces rimosus genomic interval TCCCGGCCCCGGTCGCCACGGTCTGGCACGTGGTCCGCGACTTCGGCGGCCTGGCCACCTGGCAGCCGGCCGTCGCAGGCTGCGTCCTGGCGGAGGCGGAAGCCCCCGACCGCGTCGGTTGCGTCCGCACTCTGTCCATGGCCGACGGGGAGACCGTGGTCGAGTCCCTCCTGGCGCTGGACGACCACAGACGATCGCTGACTTACGGCATCGTCAGTTCCCCGTACGCAGTGCAGTCCTACCGGGCCACCATGCGGGTCGTGCCTCTTACCGCCACCGATGAGACGTTCGTCGCTTGGTCGGTGGACTTCGACTGCGATCGCTCCAACACCGACGAGCTGACGGAAACCTTTCGGACCGGCATCCTCACAGCCGGATTGCGTGGCCTGGCCGAGCACTGTCGCAGACTGTGACCGGTCACCCGGCCCGCCCTGCCGTACACCGGCACCCCACGGCATGCTTGCGGCCCGGCCCGTGGAGCCGGGCCGGGCCGCACTTGCCGCAGCGGAGTTCGCACCCCGCTGCATCACCCCTGGTCTGGACCGGTAGCGACATGGTGTCGTTGGGTCGGCGGTCGC includes:
- a CDS encoding SRPBCC family protein, which encodes MPEAFAGAVIPAPVATVWHVVRDFGGLATWQPAVAGCVLAEAEAPDRVGCVRTLSMADGETVVESLLALDDHRRSLTYGIVSSPYAVQSYRATMRVVPLTATDETFVAWSVDFDCDRSNTDELTETFRTGILTAGLRGLAEHCRRL